A window of Agrobacterium tumefaciens contains these coding sequences:
- a CDS encoding transporter substrate-binding domain-containing protein has product MKFSKVLAALAVAAAVCLPLAAAHADDLQKIEKAGKLSVALSGSFPPFSFVDESNKVVGFDVDIGTEIAKRLKVEPQIITTAWDGIIAGLVTSRYDTIIGSMSITDERKKAVDFVGPYYRSGLAIFVKTGSEIKTVDALKGKTIGVTLGEAAEKWAREQNMFDIRTYKGLPEMLLDVNAGRVDAIVADDVPVFVAIAKSNAPIEQVKDDHMPRYDIGIAIRKGNPDLAAAMQKALDDMMKDGTYEAISKKWIGQDIR; this is encoded by the coding sequence TTGCTGCAGCTGTTTGTCTGCCCCTGGCAGCTGCCCACGCTGACGATCTGCAGAAGATAGAAAAAGCCGGAAAACTATCAGTTGCGCTTTCGGGCTCGTTTCCTCCCTTCAGCTTTGTCGATGAGAGCAATAAGGTCGTCGGCTTCGACGTCGATATCGGCACAGAGATCGCGAAGCGCCTCAAGGTAGAGCCGCAGATCATCACGACCGCCTGGGACGGCATTATCGCGGGCCTCGTTACCAGTCGCTACGACACCATTATCGGCTCCATGAGCATCACCGATGAGCGGAAGAAGGCGGTCGATTTCGTCGGCCCCTATTATCGCTCCGGTCTCGCGATCTTTGTGAAAACGGGCTCTGAGATTAAGACGGTCGATGCGCTCAAGGGTAAGACGATCGGCGTGACGCTTGGCGAAGCAGCGGAAAAGTGGGCGCGCGAACAGAACATGTTCGATATCCGCACCTATAAGGGCCTGCCCGAAATGCTTCTGGATGTGAATGCAGGCCGCGTCGATGCGATCGTCGCCGACGATGTTCCCGTCTTCGTTGCGATCGCCAAGAGCAACGCCCCGATCGAACAGGTCAAGGATGACCATATGCCGCGCTACGATATCGGCATCGCCATCCGAAAGGGCAATCCCGACCTTGCCGCTGCCATGCAGAAGGCGCTCGACGATATGATGAAAGACGGCACCTACGAGGCCATCTCGAAGAAGTGGATCGGCCAGGATATCCGCTGA
- a CDS encoding amino acid ABC transporter permease: protein MDFQLIARLAPFIAEAALVTVELTVCSLALGLVVATVLAAGRFSKILPVRLLATFYVSIMRGTPLLVQLFIVYFGGPQFGLELTTFVAGVLTMGLNIGAYMSEGIKGAILAVDKGQTEAARSLGFGRLDTLRLFVLPQAAPLMIRSLGVNAVILSKSTALVSTIGVVELTYAAQRFVTSTYKPFEVFAVAGVAYIAIVAAISLIVRSIEDAFRPGQEARP from the coding sequence ATGGATTTTCAACTTATTGCGCGCCTAGCGCCCTTTATCGCCGAAGCCGCGCTGGTGACGGTCGAGCTGACCGTCTGCTCCCTGGCTCTCGGTCTCGTCGTTGCCACTGTTCTCGCCGCTGGCCGCTTTTCCAAGATTTTGCCCGTCCGTTTGCTGGCCACATTCTATGTCAGCATCATGCGCGGTACCCCGCTCCTGGTGCAGCTCTTCATCGTTTATTTTGGCGGTCCGCAGTTCGGGCTCGAACTGACCACGTTTGTCGCAGGCGTGCTCACGATGGGCTTGAACATCGGAGCCTATATGTCGGAAGGAATCAAGGGTGCGATCCTTGCCGTTGACAAGGGACAGACCGAAGCAGCGCGCTCCCTTGGCTTCGGTCGCCTCGACACGTTGCGGCTCTTCGTACTGCCACAGGCAGCGCCGCTGATGATTCGGTCACTAGGCGTTAACGCCGTGATCCTCTCGAAAAGCACGGCCCTCGTCTCGACTATTGGAGTGGTCGAGCTGACTTATGCGGCTCAGCGATTTGTCACCTCCACATACAAACCCTTCGAGGTCTTCGCGGTAGCGGGCGTCGCTTACATCGCCATCGTTGCGGCTATCTCGCTGATCGTCCGGAGCATTGAGGACGCCTTCAGGCCCGGTCAGGAGGCACGCCCATGA
- a CDS encoding amino acid ABC transporter permease, with the protein MTLDFSVVSSYTELLLTGLLWTILITFLSGVWSVILGILTAITTLYGPKIVSLPIRAVTFLFMGTPLLLQLYLLYYGLSQVGVMLPAFWTGVVGLSLHYAAYNADIFRASIESVDAGQAEAARSLGFGRTATLRHFIVPQAVLTALPQVGNNSIILLKDTAVLSVLGITELVLNAQRAISETYRPFEFYFTAALLYYVVNLAMEFCLGLAARKAEAIR; encoded by the coding sequence ATGACACTCGATTTCAGCGTCGTTTCCTCCTACACCGAGCTTCTTCTTACCGGTCTTCTCTGGACGATACTCATCACGTTCCTTTCGGGGGTCTGGAGCGTAATCCTCGGCATCCTGACTGCGATCACGACGCTGTATGGGCCAAAAATCGTCAGTCTGCCCATTCGTGCCGTGACGTTCCTCTTCATGGGAACGCCGCTCCTGCTGCAACTCTATCTGCTCTATTACGGGCTGTCGCAGGTGGGCGTGATGTTGCCCGCCTTCTGGACCGGTGTTGTCGGACTTAGCTTGCACTACGCGGCATATAATGCGGACATCTTTCGCGCCTCGATCGAAAGTGTCGATGCTGGACAGGCGGAAGCGGCAAGGTCCCTGGGCTTTGGCAGAACTGCCACCCTGCGCCACTTCATCGTCCCACAGGCGGTCCTGACTGCTCTTCCCCAGGTCGGCAACAACAGCATCATTCTCCTGAAGGACACAGCGGTCCTGTCTGTGCTCGGCATAACCGAGCTTGTGTTGAATGCGCAGCGCGCCATCAGCGAGACCTACCGTCCCTTCGAATTCTATTTCACCGCGGCCCTGCTCTATTATGTCGTCAATCTGGCGATGGAATTTTGTCTCGGCTTGGCCGCACGTAAAGCGGAAGCGATCCGATGA
- a CDS encoding amino acid ABC transporter ATP-binding protein: MTSQTPMIELRNIRKAYGDHEVLKGIDLSVERGKIVSIIGPSGSGKSTLLRSINMLEETSGGEIWLDGQQVNRPLKGRAFEKHINQIRQEMGMVFQQFNLFPHLTVLQNIMIGPMRLKGLSKSQALDRANALLAKVGLADKGQAYPARLSGGQKQRVAIARALAMQPKVMLFDEATSALDPELVDEVNLVMKQLAAEHMTMLIVTHEMRFAAEVSDHVMFMDGGVVVEQGEPSRVLSNPTEERTRAFLRKHLSN; this comes from the coding sequence ATGACGTCTCAAACCCCAATGATAGAGTTGCGGAATATTCGCAAGGCCTACGGCGACCATGAAGTTCTGAAAGGCATAGACCTCAGCGTCGAGCGAGGAAAGATCGTCTCCATCATCGGTCCAAGCGGCTCCGGCAAGAGCACGCTTCTGCGGTCGATCAACATGCTTGAGGAGACATCGGGCGGCGAAATCTGGCTCGATGGCCAGCAGGTCAACCGTCCACTGAAAGGTCGCGCTTTCGAAAAGCACATCAATCAGATTCGGCAGGAAATGGGCATGGTGTTTCAGCAGTTCAATCTTTTCCCGCATCTGACGGTACTGCAAAACATCATGATCGGTCCCATGCGTCTTAAGGGTCTGTCCAAGTCGCAAGCACTGGACCGGGCAAACGCGCTGCTGGCCAAGGTCGGCCTTGCAGATAAAGGTCAAGCCTATCCAGCCCGGCTGTCAGGCGGGCAGAAGCAGCGTGTGGCGATCGCACGCGCGCTCGCCATGCAGCCGAAGGTCATGCTCTTCGACGAGGCAACCTCGGCGCTCGACCCGGAACTCGTCGATGAGGTCAACCTCGTCATGAAGCAGCTTGCGGCAGAGCACATGACAATGCTCATCGTCACGCATGAGATGCGTTTTGCGGCGGAGGTCTCCGACCACGTCATGTTCATGGATGGCGGTGTCGTCGTCGAGCAGGGCGAACCCTCCCGTGTTCTTTCGAACCCGACCGAAGAGCGCACCCGCGCATTTCTGCGCAAGCATCTCTCGAACTAA
- a CDS encoding M20/M25/M40 family metallo-hydrolase → MTKVHEKIEADGGSKIDSNRVREFALRITSWPSETGTPGEASFAGRLHGLLSEFPYFQKHPEDLRLVESHGEPLTYNVVALVRGKGRRTLALAGHYDTVATDNYHELKPLACEAPALKDALIEMLSGREHRSEQEERALQDLVSGEFLPGRGLLDMKSGIAVAIAVLEQFTSDPAREGNLMLVATPDEERESRGMRSFRNALPQLAKDLDIDVVAGINLDVTSDQGDGREGRAVYAGTIGKLLPFALVIGLSSHASYPFEGVSAQAMAAGILARLEGNAALADRDENDISPPPICLEAKDLRDGYEVTTPERFWIAFNWLYHSMSADDLFDRFREEVLNGATNAVDQFTAQSSEYGRLVGRSAGATPAKPRLFTFHELRKLAADAIGDGFEALYRTKEQEYHHIDNPLVLSRLLTEWLIGIARVSGPAVIIGFSGLHYPSSHLRLDEQEDRNLHHAIEKARSRLGNDPQRGLVWKPHFQGISDMSFLGMASSASAVVSNNTPILRLVDQAPENALRFPTVNLGPWGREFHQKFERVHEPYAFGVLPGLVADIANMFLASTDSDR, encoded by the coding sequence ATGACCAAGGTGCACGAAAAGATTGAGGCCGATGGCGGCAGCAAGATCGACAGCAACCGCGTCCGCGAGTTCGCCCTGCGCATCACCTCCTGGCCCAGCGAAACGGGAACTCCCGGAGAGGCATCCTTCGCTGGTCGGCTTCATGGGCTTTTGAGCGAATTTCCATATTTTCAGAAACATCCGGAAGATCTCAGGCTCGTCGAAAGCCACGGAGAGCCGCTCACTTACAATGTCGTCGCACTCGTGCGTGGAAAAGGCAGGCGTACGCTGGCGCTTGCCGGACATTACGATACGGTCGCCACCGACAACTATCATGAACTCAAACCGCTGGCCTGCGAGGCGCCTGCCCTCAAGGACGCCCTAATCGAGATGCTCTCAGGACGAGAGCACCGCTCGGAACAGGAAGAGCGCGCACTGCAGGATCTGGTGAGCGGCGAGTTCCTTCCCGGCCGCGGACTGCTTGACATGAAAAGCGGTATTGCCGTCGCGATCGCCGTCCTCGAACAGTTCACATCCGACCCTGCCCGCGAGGGCAACCTGATGCTGGTCGCCACGCCTGATGAGGAGCGGGAAAGCCGGGGCATGCGGTCTTTCCGCAATGCACTTCCGCAACTGGCGAAAGACCTTGATATCGATGTCGTCGCCGGCATTAACCTCGACGTGACCTCCGATCAGGGAGATGGCCGCGAAGGGCGCGCAGTTTATGCAGGGACGATCGGCAAGCTCCTGCCCTTCGCGCTGGTGATCGGCTTGAGCTCTCACGCCAGCTATCCGTTTGAAGGTGTCAGCGCCCAGGCCATGGCAGCGGGAATTCTCGCGCGGCTGGAAGGCAATGCGGCTTTGGCGGACAGAGATGAAAACGACATATCTCCCCCGCCGATCTGCCTTGAAGCCAAAGATCTTCGCGATGGCTATGAGGTGACGACGCCCGAGAGATTCTGGATCGCCTTTAACTGGCTCTATCATTCCATGAGCGCGGATGATCTCTTCGACCGCTTTCGCGAAGAGGTTTTAAACGGCGCCACCAACGCTGTCGACCAGTTCACTGCGCAGTCTTCAGAATACGGCCGTTTGGTCGGGCGTAGTGCTGGCGCAACGCCAGCAAAGCCTCGGCTTTTCACTTTCCATGAGCTCCGAAAACTGGCGGCCGATGCCATAGGTGATGGTTTTGAGGCGCTTTACAGGACGAAGGAGCAGGAATACCACCATATCGACAATCCCCTCGTTCTCAGCCGCCTGCTGACGGAATGGCTGATCGGCATTGCACGCGTTTCCGGACCGGCGGTGATCATCGGCTTTTCCGGGCTGCACTATCCATCGAGCCATCTGCGCCTTGATGAACAGGAAGATCGTAATCTGCATCACGCCATCGAGAAGGCGCGCTCGCGTCTTGGCAACGATCCGCAGCGCGGTCTGGTCTGGAAACCGCATTTCCAGGGCATCTCCGATATGAGCTTCCTTGGGATGGCAAGCAGCGCAAGCGCGGTGGTTTCGAACAATACGCCGATTTTACGCTTGGTCGATCAGGCCCCGGAGAATGCGTTGCGGTTTCCCACGGTCAATCTTGGCCCCTGGGGGCGTGAATTTCATCAGAAATTCGAACGTGTCCACGAGCCCTATGCGTTCGGCGTACTGCCCGGCCTCGTTGCCGATATCGCGAACATGTTCCTTGCCTCCACCGATAGCGATCGATGA